One genomic region from Streptomyces sp. Li-HN-5-11 encodes:
- a CDS encoding ABC transporter permease subunit — protein MHDMADNTRTEPASPTAEARGPRHVRAVARAVEGWAAVLRHRLRAGELGSLPVVLVLAVVWITFQALNDNFLSPRNLSNLSVDIVGTGLIAVGIVFVLLIGELDLSVGSISGLAAAVFAVLNVNNGVPEWLALIVAVLAGTVAGTVQGFSFARTRVPAFVVTLAGLLTWNGLMLSVLGASGTVNLDENGLVAQLTSYYFTNPAAAYGLAALGTTMVFLPSYLERRRRKAVAMPHRSLQDIATRTAAVAVVTFAAAYVLNRFQGLPLALLIFLVVVAGLDILLRRTHYGRQVYALGGGVEAARRASLSVIRVQTAVLAVSGTMAALGGLFLASRITSVSQNSGSGVLLLNAVAAAVIGGTSLFGGRGTTWSAVLGMLVIQSIASGMALTDTPTAVQLVITGGVLFAAVVIDSLSRRTQEAHGRA, from the coding sequence ATGCACGACATGGCGGACAACACCCGAACCGAACCCGCCTCGCCCACCGCCGAGGCCCGTGGGCCGCGCCATGTGCGGGCCGTCGCCCGCGCCGTGGAGGGCTGGGCCGCCGTCCTGCGGCACAGGCTGCGCGCCGGCGAACTGGGTTCGCTTCCCGTCGTCCTCGTCCTCGCCGTGGTCTGGATCACCTTCCAGGCTCTCAACGACAACTTCCTCTCGCCCCGGAACCTGTCCAATCTCAGCGTGGACATCGTGGGCACCGGCCTGATCGCGGTCGGCATCGTGTTCGTGCTGCTGATCGGTGAGCTCGACCTGTCGGTCGGCTCGATCAGCGGCCTCGCGGCGGCGGTCTTCGCCGTGCTGAACGTGAACAACGGCGTGCCGGAATGGCTCGCCCTCATCGTCGCGGTACTCGCGGGGACCGTGGCCGGGACCGTCCAGGGCTTCTCCTTCGCCAGGACCCGGGTGCCGGCGTTCGTCGTCACCCTGGCCGGCCTGCTGACCTGGAACGGCCTCATGCTCTCCGTCCTGGGGGCGAGCGGCACCGTCAATCTCGACGAGAACGGGCTCGTCGCCCAGCTGACCAGCTACTACTTCACCAATCCCGCCGCCGCGTACGGCCTGGCGGCGCTCGGCACGACCATGGTCTTCCTCCCGTCGTACCTGGAGAGGCGGCGCCGCAAGGCCGTCGCCATGCCGCACCGCTCGCTGCAGGACATCGCGACGCGTACGGCAGCGGTCGCGGTGGTCACCTTCGCCGCCGCGTATGTGCTCAACCGGTTCCAGGGTCTGCCGCTCGCCCTTCTGATCTTCCTCGTGGTGGTGGCGGGCCTCGACATCCTCCTGAGGCGCACGCACTACGGACGGCAGGTCTACGCACTCGGCGGAGGGGTCGAGGCTGCCCGTCGCGCCAGTCTCAGCGTGATACGGGTGCAGACCGCGGTGCTCGCGGTCTCGGGCACCATGGCCGCGCTCGGTGGACTGTTCCTGGCCTCGCGCATCACCTCGGTGAGTCAGAACTCGGGCTCCGGCGTCCTGCTTCTCAACGCCGTCGCGGCAGCCGTCATCGGCGGCACCAGCCTGTTCGGAGGACGCGGCACGACCTGGTCCGCGGTGCTCGGCATGCTGGTCATCCAGTCGATCGCGTCGGGCATGGCCCTCACGGACACCCCCACCGCGGTCCAGCTCGTGATCACGGGAGGGGTGCTCTTCGCGGCCGTGGTCATCGACTCCCTGTCACGACGCACACAGGAGGCACACGGACGGGCCTGA
- a CDS encoding zinc-binding dehydrogenase, producing MQRAAEIGARTDGRHNATAREILVELAGLVASGAVEIPIAAVYPLDRVADAFAELEQRHIRGKIAPAP from the coding sequence ATGCAACGTGCGGCGGAGATCGGCGCCAGGACCGACGGGCGCCACAACGCGACCGCACGCGAGATCCTGGTGGAACTGGCCGGCCTGGTCGCCTCGGGCGCCGTCGAGATCCCGATCGCCGCGGTGTACCCGCTCGACCGCGTCGCCGACGCCTTCGCTGAGCTGGAGCAGCGGCACATACGGGGCAAGATCGCCCCGGCCCCTTGA
- a CDS encoding TerD family protein — MGGELGRVEVKLRWDPSPYGEPPRHLDIMAATYSVDCPYGRPVYVVHTESRSPDGTINMSRHSETGLGLGFVEVMVLEFDRMSPAYGRVVVGVAIHQDGGPRAFGDISNAGVVVVEGYRKLQTEDFAQVAGATAATVAEFSRDTSGRWGLREMVRGFDADPVLFAAEMGSIRER, encoded by the coding sequence GTGGGCGGGGAGCTGGGCAGGGTTGAGGTGAAGCTCCGGTGGGACCCGAGCCCGTACGGGGAGCCGCCGCGGCATCTCGACATCATGGCCGCCACCTATTCGGTGGACTGTCCCTACGGTCGGCCCGTGTATGTCGTCCACACCGAGAGCCGGTCGCCGGACGGCACGATCAACATGAGCCGGCACAGCGAGACCGGGTTGGGCCTCGGGTTCGTCGAGGTGATGGTGCTGGAGTTCGACCGGATGTCGCCCGCGTACGGGCGGGTGGTGGTCGGCGTGGCGATCCACCAGGATGGCGGTCCGCGCGCCTTCGGCGACATATCGAACGCCGGGGTGGTCGTCGTCGAGGGGTACCGAAAGCTGCAGACGGAGGATTTCGCCCAGGTCGCCGGAGCGACGGCGGCGACGGTCGCGGAGTTCAGCAGAGATACGTCCGGGCGGTGGGGACTCCGTGAGATGGTCCGGGGCTTCGATGCCGATCCGGTGCTGTTCGCTGCGGAGATGGGCAGCATCCGGGAGCGGTGA
- a CDS encoding substrate-binding domain-containing protein — MTTRALHVAVALVAGLMTVPLAACAGGGEPGSGSFTVGLLLPSRALPRWEHYDRPLIEKRLKDLCPHCGIEYANAENDATRQQQQMISMVTRGVRVLILDAADTRALRSSIQQAHQEGVSVVAYDRLAEGPISGYVSFDGAQVGRLQAEALLKAMGDKAHGGNVVMMNGDPASPNAAWFRDGALSVLTGKVKIGRAYDTPGWTSDNANVNMSAALAALGPERIDGVLAANDAIAAGVISALKSARVRDLPPVTGQDADLDAVRRIVRGEQYMTVYKPFGAEAAAAASMAVALGRGENLNDVATTTIDSPTTRRIPAVLLTPSAVTAANIKQTLLKDGVYTIGQICIPELRQACAKAGLEGGRR; from the coding sequence GTGACAACCCGTGCCTTGCACGTCGCCGTGGCGCTCGTCGCCGGGCTCATGACGGTGCCCCTGGCCGCCTGCGCCGGGGGCGGGGAGCCGGGCTCGGGCAGCTTCACGGTCGGACTGCTGCTCCCGAGCCGAGCCCTGCCCCGCTGGGAGCACTACGACCGGCCGCTGATCGAGAAGCGGCTGAAGGATCTGTGCCCCCACTGCGGCATCGAATACGCCAACGCGGAGAACGACGCGACGCGACAGCAGCAGCAGATGATCTCCATGGTCACCAGAGGGGTCAGAGTGCTGATTCTCGACGCCGCCGACACCCGGGCGCTGCGCTCCTCGATCCAGCAGGCGCACCAGGAGGGTGTCTCCGTCGTCGCCTATGACCGACTCGCCGAAGGCCCGATCTCGGGCTACGTCAGCTTCGACGGCGCGCAGGTCGGCAGGCTCCAGGCCGAAGCACTCCTCAAGGCCATGGGCGACAAGGCCCACGGCGGCAACGTCGTCATGATGAACGGCGATCCGGCCAGCCCGAACGCCGCCTGGTTCCGCGATGGCGCGTTGTCCGTCCTCACCGGCAAGGTGAAGATCGGCAGGGCGTACGACACCCCGGGCTGGACGTCGGACAACGCCAACGTCAACATGTCCGCCGCCCTCGCGGCCCTGGGCCCGGAGCGCATCGACGGCGTCCTGGCGGCCAACGACGCCATCGCCGCAGGCGTCATCTCCGCGCTGAAGAGCGCCCGGGTCCGGGACCTTCCTCCCGTGACGGGCCAGGACGCCGACCTCGACGCCGTGCGACGTATCGTCAGGGGCGAGCAGTACATGACGGTCTACAAACCCTTCGGGGCGGAAGCCGCCGCAGCCGCCTCCATGGCCGTCGCCCTGGGGCGCGGCGAGAACCTGAACGACGTGGCCACGACCACGATCGACAGCCCCACCACCAGGCGCATCCCGGCCGTCCTGCTCACACCGAGCGCGGTGACGGCCGCCAACATCAAGCAGACACTCCTGAAGGACGGCGTGTACACCATCGGCCAGATCTGCATCCCGGAGCTCAGGCAGGCATGCGCGAAGGCCGGGCTGGAGGGTGGCCGGAGGTGA
- a CDS encoding carboxypeptidase-like regulatory domain-containing protein: MGARNAGTLRGLLRDHAGDPLARATLTLVDRHGRQKYLTRSHEDGTYTLPEPEPGAYLLVVSAEGHRPRAVHVTVGEEAVCADIALTGIGGLRGTVRDVQGTPVAGAGVTVTAADGEVVTSAKTGPDGGYAITDLHAGTFTVRVQAPGHRPHAQEVDTGRAGAPTHDVTLVPAAGAAGAVRHERTGRPVADARVTLLDARGQVVASTTTTADGTYTLDDLAPGVYTVVAAGFPPVSTEVALGSGGEHQLDLHVAHDADAAGGQSS; the protein is encoded by the coding sequence GTGGGCGCGAGGAACGCCGGCACCCTGCGTGGCCTGCTACGCGACCACGCCGGCGATCCGCTCGCCCGGGCCACCCTGACCCTCGTCGACCGGCACGGCCGCCAGAAGTACCTGACCCGCTCGCACGAGGACGGCACGTACACGCTCCCCGAGCCCGAACCGGGCGCGTACCTGCTGGTCGTGTCCGCCGAGGGGCACCGGCCCCGCGCCGTGCACGTCACCGTGGGCGAGGAAGCGGTGTGCGCGGACATCGCGTTGACCGGCATCGGCGGTCTGCGCGGCACCGTGCGCGACGTGCAGGGCACCCCGGTGGCCGGGGCCGGGGTGACGGTCACCGCTGCCGATGGCGAGGTGGTGACATCGGCGAAGACGGGACCGGACGGCGGCTACGCGATCACAGACCTGCACGCGGGCACGTTCACCGTCCGCGTACAGGCACCAGGCCACCGCCCGCATGCCCAGGAGGTCGACACGGGCCGCGCGGGCGCCCCGACGCACGACGTGACGCTGGTGCCCGCGGCGGGTGCGGCCGGCGCCGTCCGGCACGAACGCACCGGCCGACCGGTCGCCGACGCCCGCGTCACCCTCCTGGACGCCCGGGGGCAGGTCGTCGCCTCGACCACCACCACGGCGGACGGCACGTACACCCTGGACGACCTCGCCCCGGGCGTCTACACGGTCGTCGCAGCGGGCTTCCCGCCCGTCTCCACGGAGGTGGCCCTGGGCAGCGGAGGGGAGCACCAACTCGATCTGCACGTCGCCCACGACGCCGACGCGGCGGGGGGACAGAGCTCGTAG
- a CDS encoding substrate-binding domain-containing protein, whose translation MKAFLRNAAVVVAAASTTVAAVSCGAGTGSTSGRGNAPKIGLLLPDATTARWETRDRPLLEKRVKELCADCTIEYANAKNDVATQQEQMDSLITKQVDAIVLVAVDARALGATVKKADAAGIPVIAYDRLAEGPISGYVSFDGKEIGRLQGRALLTAMGHKAHGGRIVMMNGDPSDPNAVSFKQGALSVLQGEVKIAKSYDTLQWRSETANTNMSAAISSLGAGNIDGVYAANDGLAGGSISALKANKVHPLPPVTGQDAELAAVQRIVVGDQYMTVYKPFWPEASAGAAMAVAAARGDSLGRIATDKVRTRDGTTVPAVMLTPVSVTASRIKSTLVKDGVYTIQQICTPQLRAACARAGLT comes from the coding sequence ATGAAGGCCTTCCTGCGGAACGCGGCCGTCGTCGTGGCCGCGGCCTCGACGACCGTGGCCGCCGTGTCCTGCGGCGCGGGCACCGGCAGCACCTCCGGCCGGGGGAACGCGCCGAAGATCGGTCTGCTGCTGCCGGACGCCACCACCGCCCGCTGGGAGACCCGCGACCGGCCCCTGCTGGAGAAGAGGGTCAAGGAGCTGTGCGCGGACTGCACCATCGAGTACGCCAACGCCAAGAACGACGTGGCCACGCAGCAGGAACAGATGGACTCGCTGATCACCAAGCAGGTCGACGCCATCGTCCTGGTGGCCGTGGACGCCAGGGCTCTGGGCGCCACGGTCAAGAAGGCGGACGCCGCGGGGATCCCCGTCATCGCCTACGACCGCCTGGCCGAGGGCCCGATCTCCGGATACGTCTCCTTCGACGGCAAGGAGATCGGCAGACTCCAGGGCAGGGCACTGCTCACGGCCATGGGGCACAAGGCCCACGGCGGTCGGATCGTCATGATGAACGGCGACCCCAGCGACCCCAACGCGGTGTCCTTCAAGCAGGGCGCGCTGTCCGTCCTCCAGGGCGAAGTGAAGATCGCCAAGTCCTACGACACACTCCAGTGGAGGTCTGAGACGGCGAACACGAACATGTCCGCGGCCATCTCCTCCCTCGGCGCCGGCAACATCGACGGGGTCTACGCCGCCAACGACGGCCTCGCCGGCGGCAGCATCTCCGCCCTCAAGGCGAACAAGGTCCACCCGCTGCCCCCCGTCACCGGTCAGGACGCCGAGCTCGCGGCCGTGCAGCGCATCGTCGTCGGCGATCAGTACATGACGGTCTACAAGCCCTTCTGGCCCGAGGCCTCCGCCGGCGCCGCCATGGCCGTGGCGGCCGCCCGCGGCGACAGCCTCGGCCGGATCGCCACGGACAAGGTGAGAACCCGCGACGGGACGACGGTTCCGGCCGTCATGCTCACCCCGGTGTCCGTCACTGCCTCCCGCATCAAGAGCACCCTGGTGAAGGACGGGGTGTACACGATCCAGCAGATCTGCACCCCCCAGCTCAGGGCCGCCTGCGCCAGGGCCGGACTGACCTGA
- a CDS encoding SpoIIE family protein phosphatase has translation MPHDGSARAGLSQLRPSEADAVAIGSPRPVSEAPTSVRALTFAGVALAAVYVPGAGTEELRLAETARCAACEYGLPERLALSGDSPEACVFRTGRPLWLDPPALASFAEGAVTPPRAEAALGALPLGTEGDRLGCLVVVGASPGGFESDQQRLLERYSEVVADLLRSATDGPAPSSLLGPALRSLRVGCFALVPDTGLIEADETLLELVGITPDEFDGKADTLLAHALPEDMHALMSVLEPYPQALGVRELEFRVRRPDGGVRWLSLTCRAEAGADDRPDQVLGVVTATSVLPRSTDDVSRIQWLTAALDDATTVADVSQVVVTALREPLGADRVALGELQDDRLVVTVLDPPEPAAWPEAWHHGWRSQWPDASVSALPTLQTALRDGRMGLWPAGTVLEPGVAGIGPGGLAVLPLPAKGRAAGVCLIGWDQPHEFLPEERSLLTATAALVGQALKRAHAHDAEQELATMLQRSLLPRRLPELSGGTAVARYVPARRGLQVGGDWYDVIALSEDRVALVIGDVQGHSAGAATIMGQMRTAVRAYAVEGHPPDVVVSHANRLLVGMETDLFATCCYAELDMEEGNTLFVRAGHLSPLIRHPDGSTEEVEVEGALPLGISADADFPMTAVALSPGTLLALVTDGLVEASDLPLDEGMERIRGALAAADPSDPEGAADELLGDAGRREDDVALLLLRYDGMQTRPIRAGWAVWRLPDAVMHARRFTARTLRRWHVEEMADAVLLVVSELVTNALVHTQGPVHVDLMLRGDRVRVCVSDSSPRAPAKPVIVDWEATGGRGLLLVEAMSDSFGSMPVAHGKQVWSEMVVPRSQSAPTGPGFPTDQGSPP, from the coding sequence ATGCCTCACGACGGCAGTGCCCGGGCCGGACTCTCACAGCTGCGGCCATCCGAGGCCGACGCGGTCGCCATCGGCTCGCCGCGTCCGGTGTCGGAGGCGCCGACGAGTGTTCGCGCACTGACGTTCGCCGGAGTGGCGCTGGCAGCCGTCTACGTGCCCGGCGCCGGCACGGAAGAGCTGCGGCTCGCGGAAACCGCCCGGTGCGCCGCCTGCGAGTACGGACTGCCGGAACGCCTGGCCCTGTCCGGTGACTCACCCGAGGCATGCGTCTTCCGCACCGGCCGCCCTCTGTGGCTGGATCCCCCGGCACTCGCCTCCTTCGCCGAGGGCGCTGTGACGCCGCCGCGGGCGGAAGCGGCGCTCGGGGCACTGCCCCTGGGAACCGAGGGCGACCGGCTGGGCTGCCTCGTCGTCGTGGGAGCCTCCCCGGGCGGCTTCGAGTCCGACCAGCAGCGCCTCCTGGAGCGGTACTCAGAAGTGGTCGCCGACCTGCTCCGGTCCGCAACCGACGGACCCGCGCCGTCGTCGCTGCTGGGTCCCGCCCTGCGCAGTCTGCGCGTCGGTTGTTTCGCGCTCGTGCCGGACACCGGCCTGATCGAGGCCGACGAGACCCTGCTCGAACTGGTCGGCATCACACCGGACGAATTCGACGGCAAGGCCGACACCCTGCTCGCGCACGCCCTCCCGGAGGACATGCATGCGCTGATGTCCGTCCTGGAGCCCTACCCCCAGGCGCTCGGCGTGCGGGAGCTGGAGTTCCGGGTCCGCCGCCCCGACGGCGGAGTGCGCTGGCTGAGCCTGACCTGCCGGGCGGAGGCCGGCGCCGACGACCGCCCGGACCAGGTGCTGGGCGTGGTGACCGCGACCTCCGTCCTGCCCCGGAGCACCGACGACGTCTCCAGGATCCAGTGGCTGACCGCCGCACTCGACGACGCCACCACGGTCGCCGACGTCAGTCAGGTGGTGGTCACCGCGCTGCGTGAGCCGCTGGGCGCGGACCGGGTGGCACTCGGCGAACTGCAGGACGACCGGCTCGTGGTCACGGTGCTCGACCCGCCGGAGCCCGCCGCCTGGCCGGAGGCGTGGCATCACGGGTGGCGCTCGCAGTGGCCCGACGCCTCGGTCAGCGCACTGCCCACCCTGCAGACGGCTCTGCGGGACGGACGCATGGGCCTGTGGCCCGCCGGCACGGTTCTCGAACCCGGAGTCGCGGGCATCGGTCCCGGAGGCCTGGCCGTCCTGCCGCTGCCCGCCAAGGGGCGGGCCGCCGGCGTGTGCCTGATCGGCTGGGATCAGCCGCACGAGTTCCTCCCCGAGGAGAGGTCCCTGCTGACCGCCACCGCGGCGCTGGTCGGGCAGGCCCTCAAGCGCGCCCACGCGCACGACGCCGAGCAGGAGCTCGCGACGATGCTGCAGCGCAGCCTGCTGCCCCGGCGCCTTCCCGAACTGTCCGGGGGGACGGCCGTCGCCCGCTATGTGCCGGCCCGGCGGGGACTGCAGGTGGGCGGCGACTGGTACGACGTCATCGCCCTCTCCGAGGACCGCGTCGCGCTGGTCATCGGCGACGTCCAGGGACACAGCGCCGGAGCGGCGACGATCATGGGCCAGATGCGTACCGCGGTCCGGGCGTACGCGGTCGAGGGCCACCCACCGGACGTGGTCGTCTCACACGCCAACCGGCTCCTCGTCGGCATGGAGACCGACCTGTTCGCCACCTGCTGCTACGCCGAACTGGACATGGAGGAGGGCAACACCCTTTTCGTCCGGGCCGGACACCTCTCACCGCTGATACGCCATCCCGACGGCAGCACCGAGGAGGTGGAGGTCGAGGGCGCGCTCCCGCTGGGCATCTCCGCGGACGCGGACTTCCCGATGACCGCGGTCGCGCTGTCCCCGGGCACCCTGCTCGCCCTGGTCACCGACGGCCTGGTCGAGGCCAGCGACCTGCCCCTGGACGAGGGCATGGAGCGCATCCGCGGCGCGCTCGCCGCGGCGGATCCGTCAGACCCGGAGGGGGCGGCCGACGAACTGCTGGGCGACGCCGGCCGCCGCGAGGACGACGTGGCGTTGTTGCTGCTGCGCTACGACGGCATGCAGACCCGGCCGATACGGGCCGGCTGGGCGGTGTGGCGGCTGCCGGACGCGGTGATGCACGCCCGCCGTTTCACCGCGCGGACGCTGCGCCGGTGGCACGTCGAGGAGATGGCCGACGCGGTGCTGCTGGTGGTGTCCGAACTCGTCACGAACGCCCTGGTCCACACACAGGGGCCGGTCCACGTCGACCTGATGCTCCGGGGAGACCGGGTGCGTGTCTGTGTGAGCGACTCGTCTCCGCGCGCGCCCGCCAAGCCGGTGATCGTGGACTGGGAGGCGACCGGCGGCCGGGGGCTGCTCCTGGTCGAGGCGATGTCGGACTCGTTCGGTTCGATGCCGGTCGCCCACGGCAAACAGGTGTGGAGCGAGATGGTCGTGCCTCGGTCCCAGTCGGCACCCACGGGCCCGGGGTTCCCGACGGACCAGGGGAGTCCGCCGTGA
- a CDS encoding putative RNA methyltransferase, with translation MPVPLPPALELSLDLLRCPTCRTRRLHTGRGALRCPAGHTFDVARHGYVSLLAGIRATSGDDAAMARARDRFLSTGTYTPIRETVTRLVAGSLPGEGTVVDVGCGTGYYLAGVLDRLPGARGLGLDTSVRAMRSAARAHARAAAATWDVFRPFPLAGDVADVVLNVFAPRNPAEFHRVLRPAGRLIVVRPTGRHLAELRGRVPAMVTVDPAKEQRLHRALDPFFEAALTERVEYLAPVSPLETLDLVGMTPSARHVSRADADASGGLPERVTVSVLATVYHARRR, from the coding sequence GTGCCCGTGCCGCTTCCCCCTGCCCTCGAACTCTCCCTCGACCTGCTGCGCTGCCCGACGTGCCGTACGCGCCGCCTGCACACCGGCCGCGGCGCGCTGCGCTGCCCGGCGGGTCACACCTTCGACGTCGCCCGCCACGGGTATGTCAGCCTGCTCGCCGGAATCCGTGCCACCAGCGGCGACGACGCGGCCATGGCCCGGGCCCGGGACCGGTTCCTGTCTACGGGCACGTACACGCCCATCCGTGAGACCGTGACCCGCCTGGTGGCGGGCTCCCTGCCGGGAGAGGGCACCGTGGTGGACGTCGGGTGCGGCACGGGCTACTACCTGGCCGGCGTGCTCGACCGGCTGCCCGGCGCCCGTGGTCTGGGCCTGGACACCTCGGTGCGCGCGATGCGGTCCGCGGCGCGCGCCCATGCGCGAGCCGCCGCGGCCACCTGGGACGTCTTCCGTCCCTTCCCCCTGGCCGGTGACGTGGCCGACGTCGTGCTGAACGTGTTCGCCCCACGCAACCCGGCAGAGTTCCACCGGGTGCTGCGCCCGGCGGGCCGGTTGATCGTGGTGCGTCCCACGGGGCGGCACCTGGCCGAACTGCGTGGCCGGGTGCCCGCGATGGTCACGGTCGACCCGGCGAAGGAGCAGCGTCTGCACCGGGCGCTGGACCCCTTCTTCGAGGCGGCCCTGACCGAGCGGGTGGAGTACCTCGCGCCCGTCTCCCCGCTCGAAACCCTGGACCTGGTGGGGATGACGCCGAGCGCCCGGCACGTGAGCCGTGCCGACGCGGACGCGAGCGGCGGCCTGCCCGAACGGGTCACCGTCTCCGTGCTGGCCACCGTCTACCACGCGCGACGCCGTTGA
- a CDS encoding putative sulfate exporter family transporter, which produces MESSYAVPVKPPPQRAPGLARRLYRTVGDTLPGLVAAAMLALPATWLGTLVPTVGGPVLGIVVGVGTGVVLRRVMAPAVTERLRPGFATAARTVLQASIVVLGTGLPLSEVLRVGAGSLPVMLGTLAVALSGAWFVGRLLDIHPESRLLIGVGTGICGASAIAAVTSVVKATEARVAYAMGTIFTFNVAAVLLYPSLGHLLGLSQQAFGLWSGTAVNDTSSVVAAAYAYGTPAGSYAVVVKLTRSLMIVPICVVLQVWQSRRRRAGRRESHDGGTAWRTFPLFIVGFLAASATATLGVVPGSWHPALSTAGTFMITTSLTGIGLSLNPSQIRDAGPRPLLLGAALWVGVGATSLSLQALTGQL; this is translated from the coding sequence ATGGAATCGTCCTACGCCGTACCGGTCAAGCCGCCACCGCAGCGCGCCCCCGGGCTCGCGCGGCGTCTGTACCGGACGGTGGGCGACACGCTCCCCGGGCTGGTCGCCGCGGCGATGCTCGCGCTGCCGGCCACCTGGCTGGGCACGCTGGTCCCGACAGTGGGCGGCCCGGTGCTCGGGATCGTGGTCGGCGTCGGCACCGGAGTCGTGCTGAGACGGGTCATGGCGCCCGCAGTCACCGAACGGCTGCGCCCGGGATTCGCGACGGCCGCGCGGACGGTTCTCCAGGCGTCCATCGTCGTCCTCGGAACCGGACTCCCGCTCAGCGAAGTGCTGCGGGTGGGGGCCGGTTCGCTGCCGGTCATGCTGGGCACCTTGGCGGTGGCGCTGAGCGGCGCCTGGTTCGTCGGCCGCCTGTTGGACATCCACCCGGAGTCGAGGCTGCTGATCGGTGTGGGAACGGGGATCTGCGGAGCGTCGGCGATCGCCGCGGTCACCTCCGTCGTGAAGGCGACGGAAGCCCGTGTCGCGTACGCGATGGGCACCATCTTCACGTTCAACGTCGCCGCGGTCCTGCTGTATCCGTCCCTCGGCCACCTGCTCGGGCTGTCCCAGCAGGCATTCGGACTGTGGAGTGGCACCGCGGTCAACGACACATCCTCGGTCGTGGCCGCCGCCTACGCCTACGGGACGCCGGCCGGGTCATACGCCGTCGTGGTCAAGCTCACCCGCAGCCTCATGATCGTGCCGATCTGCGTGGTGCTGCAGGTGTGGCAGTCCCGGCGCCGACGTGCCGGCCGGCGGGAGAGTCACGACGGCGGTACGGCTTGGCGGACGTTTCCGCTGTTCATAGTGGGCTTCCTGGCCGCGTCGGCGACCGCCACACTCGGCGTCGTCCCCGGCTCGTGGCATCCGGCCCTGTCGACTGCGGGCACCTTCATGATCACGACGTCGTTGACCGGTATCGGTCTGTCGCTGAACCCGTCGCAGATCCGCGACGCCGGGCCCCGTCCACTGCTCCTTGGCGCGGCTTTGTGGGTCGGCGTCGGCGCCACCTCTCTCAGCCTCCAGGCACTCACAGGCCAGCTCTGA
- a CDS encoding ATP-binding cassette domain-containing protein gives MVFVPAPPLLALHGVCKRFGVVDVLTDIELEIHAGQVLALLGDNGAGKSTLVKLISGVVPADKGTIEWEGRSVHIRRPHDARDLGIATVYQDLALCGNLDVVGNLFLGREIRRFGLLDEVEMERRSRHLLEGLTRGVPDLRGPLVSLSSGQRQTVAIARSLLGEPRVLLLDEPTAALGFEQTAEVLDLVDRLRDRGLGVLLISHNLGDVKALADRAAVLRLGRNNGFFDVNTASQEQIIASITGATENAPRRMAHREAGW, from the coding sequence ATGGTTTTCGTGCCGGCTCCCCCCTTGCTGGCGCTGCACGGCGTGTGCAAGCGCTTCGGAGTCGTGGATGTCCTCACGGACATCGAGCTGGAGATCCACGCGGGCCAGGTCCTCGCGCTGCTCGGCGACAACGGCGCCGGCAAGTCCACCCTGGTCAAACTGATCTCCGGCGTCGTCCCCGCGGACAAGGGCACCATCGAGTGGGAGGGCCGCAGCGTCCACATCAGGCGCCCGCATGACGCCCGCGACCTCGGCATCGCCACCGTCTATCAGGACCTCGCGCTGTGCGGGAACCTCGACGTCGTCGGGAATCTGTTCCTCGGGCGGGAGATCCGCAGGTTCGGGCTCCTCGACGAGGTGGAGATGGAGCGTCGCAGCCGGCATCTTCTGGAGGGCCTCACCAGGGGGGTCCCGGATCTGCGCGGCCCCTTGGTCTCCCTGTCCAGCGGCCAGCGGCAGACCGTCGCCATCGCCCGCTCCCTCCTGGGCGAGCCGAGGGTCCTGCTGCTGGACGAACCGACCGCGGCTCTGGGATTCGAGCAGACCGCGGAGGTGCTGGACCTCGTCGACCGGCTGCGGGACCGCGGCCTTGGAGTCCTGCTCATCAGCCACAATCTGGGCGATGTGAAAGCCCTCGCGGACCGGGCGGCCGTGCTCAGGCTCGGCCGCAACAACGGCTTCTTCGACGTGAACACCGCGTCCCAGGAACAGATCATCGCCTCCATCACCGGTGCCACGGAGAACGCGCCCCGCCGGATGGCCCACCGCGAGGCGGGATGGTGA
- a CDS encoding MarR family transcriptional regulator, with product MSFTTAATLARLERQGPARLTALAAAEGVAQPSMTQLVQRLERQGLVRRIDDPDDGRVTLIAVTDTGREVLAERRRARDARLSDLLAALPDDEQRTLGAAMRTALPLVRRMLEDETRSGSLPERHQGTNQGTGSK from the coding sequence ATGAGCTTCACGACCGCCGCCACCCTGGCCCGGCTGGAGCGCCAGGGCCCGGCCCGGCTGACCGCGCTGGCGGCGGCCGAAGGCGTCGCACAGCCGTCGATGACCCAGCTCGTGCAGCGCCTGGAACGTCAGGGGCTGGTGCGACGGATCGACGACCCGGATGACGGACGGGTCACCCTCATCGCCGTCACCGACACCGGGCGGGAGGTACTCGCCGAGCGCCGGCGGGCACGGGACGCCCGGCTGAGCGACCTGCTGGCCGCCCTCCCCGACGACGAGCAGCGAACCCTGGGAGCAGCGATGAGAACGGCCCTTCCGCTCGTGCGGCGGATGCTCGAGGACGAGACACGGTCCGGCTCCCTCCCCGAACGGCACCAAGGCACCAACCAAGGCACCGGGAGCAAGTGA